The following is a genomic window from Candidatus Sulfotelmatobacter sp..
TAGCGCGCGTACTCGAGCGCCAGGCAGTAGAGAATGCGGCCGCCTTCGAGCATCAGCGGAAAGGCGTCGAAGACGCGAATCGCTCGCGGGTGGCCGTCGAGGAGCTGGCCGAAGTAGGCCTCGCGCAGCCAGCCGTCGATGCGCGTGCTCACCTTGACGCACACCAGCTCGCGCGCGGCGGGCGAACCGCCGCGGCGCGCCCGGAAGGCCTGACCGAAGCCGCCCGCGCCGAGCAGATACTCGACGTGGTAATCGAGGCGGGTCTCGGGGCTCCGCACCACCTGCCCGGGAACCAGGAGCAGCCGCGAGTCGTCAGTGGCCGGAGCCGCTTTGGAGATGCTCCGGGTGGTCGCGGTCGAGGGGTGTCGCATGCGCGCAGTGTGATCGATCCCGGCGGGGAGTCCAAGGCGCGGGACGCAGGCGAGGGGTCGGGCTCCCGGAGAATCCGAGCGTCATTCGGAACCGGGATCGGGCGCCGGGGGTAAACCCTCGCCAGAGTCTGTTCCTGGTTGTCGCCATCAACTCCGGGAGACTACGTTCAAGGGACCTGGGTACCGGGTTTTCTCACCGGCGGCTCGATTTCCGCCGGCGCCGCCAACTCGAGAGGTGCCCCATGAAGTCACACTCCCTTCGGCCCGGAACTCGTTTCTCGCTCGCCCTCGCCGTCCTGGCGTGCTCGATCCTCGGCGGCAACGCCTTCGCCAGCGCGCCGCATCGCCTGCCTTTTGGTGTCGTGTTGCCGGGATCCGCCGCGACCTCGCGTTCCTCACAGCGTCCGTCCGCCGGACCGGCGGCGCAGGCGCCCGCTCCGGCGATCGACTTCGCCGGCGGGACGTGGCGGAACTTTGGACTGCTTCAGGTCTCGAACGAGATCGCGTTTTGCGATCCGGCGCACGATCAGCTGCTTTCCATTGGCGGCTCGCGCAACGAGAGCTGGGAGTTGCCGCTCTCGGGCCCGCATTCGTGGTCCTACCTGTCGGCGCCGAATGCGCCGCTCTACATCAATACCCTGAGTTCGACGGTGGATCCCGCCACCGGTCTGGTCTATTCACTCGCGGACGACGGAACGGGCGTGCAGATGCATACGTTTAACCCGCGCACCGGCGCGATCTCCGTTCTGCCCGCGAGCGGCACGCCCATCGTCTACTACCCGTACTCATTGGTTTTCGATTCCGTCTCGCAGAGCGTGGTGATGACCACGTTCGACTCCGGCAATCCGTATGGAAACCCGCTCGAGGTCTGGTCCTTCAACCTGCTGCCCGCCCCGAGCTGGGTTCAACTCACGCCCTCGGGGGTGCCCTCGCCCTCGCTCGTCCCGACCCGGGTCGTGTTCGACCCGGTGCGCCATCGCCTGCTTTATCCCGACCAGGCCTTGGGAGCCCCGCAGGTGATCACCTCGCTCGATCTCAACGGGGCCCCGGCATGGTCGACCACTCCCACCAACGGCCTTCCCAACGTTCAGAGCAGCGCGTGGGTCTACGACGCGGCCACCGACCGCGTGTGGACCCTCGACGCGCAAGGGGAGCCGTGCTGGCTCTCGATGTCCACGCTTCAGTGGTCGACGATTTCTGCGGGCGGCGCCGGGCCCGGTCCTCGATTCGGGGCCGGGATCGCGATCGATCCCGCGCGACATCGCCTGATGGTCTGCGGTGGCCAGCCCCAGGACTTCAGCGACGTGCTCAACGATACCTGGGCGTTGACGCTCGATGGCGTTCCGACCTGGGTCAACCTGGTGGCTCCGATCCTGCGTCCGGCGATTCGCGGTGGGGCCAGCGACGGCTTCGACTCGGCTCGCAATCGGATGATCGTGTTCGGTGGCGATGACACCCATGGGTCGCCGATCAACGACACGTGGTCGCTGGCGCTCGGCGCGGAGCCCGCCTGGAGCCCGGTCACGACGCAGGGAGGGCCACCGACGCCACGCTTCTGGCACTCGGGAGCCTGGGACGAGCAGCACGACCGCTATGTCGTCTATGGCGGGTACGACGCGGCCGGCGCCGCCAATGCGGAGCTCTGGACGCTCTCGTTCTCGGGGGGCACCCCGATCTGGTCTCAGCTGTCTCCCGCGGGCCCCGCGCCCTCGGGGCGATACCTTTCTCAAATGGTGCGGGACCCGGTGCACGATCGGTTCCTGCTGCTGTTCGGCTACGACGGATCCAACGTTCTCAATGACGTCTGGGAATTGAGGCTGAGTCCGGCGCCGATCTGGCGGCAGATGTCGCCGAGCGGCATCCCTCCAT
Proteins encoded in this region:
- a CDS encoding kelch repeat-containing protein → MKSHSLRPGTRFSLALAVLACSILGGNAFASAPHRLPFGVVLPGSAATSRSSQRPSAGPAAQAPAPAIDFAGGTWRNFGLLQVSNEIAFCDPAHDQLLSIGGSRNESWELPLSGPHSWSYLSAPNAPLYINTLSSTVDPATGLVYSLADDGTGVQMHTFNPRTGAISVLPASGTPIVYYPYSLVFDSVSQSVVMTTFDSGNPYGNPLEVWSFNLLPAPSWVQLTPSGVPSPSLVPTRVVFDPVRHRLLYPDQALGAPQVITSLDLNGAPAWSTTPTNGLPNVQSSAWVYDAATDRVWTLDAQGEPCWLSMSTLQWSTISAGGAGPGPRFGAGIAIDPARHRLMVCGGQPQDFSDVLNDTWALTLDGVPTWVNLVAPILRPAIRGGASDGFDSARNRMIVFGGDDTHGSPINDTWSLALGAEPAWSPVTTQGGPPTPRFWHSGAWDEQHDRYVVYGGYDAAGAANAELWTLSFSGGTPIWSQLSPAGPAPSGRYLSQMVRDPVHDRFLLLFGYDGSNVLNDVWELRLSPAPIWRQMSPSGIPPSARAGEMCAFDVARNRVLIFGGSDNTSMKNDLLVLNLASGDGSWVNLGATNRPSGRNLGLLRLDAVHDRLLLFGGYGISAVIGNSTYISWLNDSWLLPLAGTPAWKSVTTDPPLPGARDRANGVYDPNYDRLILACGGIDGSNDTWGLYYSGIPTATLLSLARSEVRADRVRLMWAGADPGSPARVERRAPGGAWQSLAELNADGQGFVTLEDRDVTPGQTLEYRIGVPGTAGESYSAATQVQIPRLALSLAAHGRDGRAVFEIGLANGDPARLELFDLAGRRVWTRDVGSLGPGSHSIEARDLGILPALYFVRLTQGAEARHARLVLVR